TTGATGATCGCCTACCTCAGCCTCTACAAGCTGCGCCCTGAGGTGACCGAAGAAAAGCTGGAGGACATGATGTCCCGCGCCCGCATGGCCCTGCTGCGCGTGCCCGAGGTGCTGACCGTGAAAACCGGCAAGCGCGTGAACCCTAACGACCCCTACCCATGGTTCGTTTACCTGGAAGTGGAGAGCATGGACAAGCTGGCCATCTGCCAGGACGACCCCCACTACATCAAGTTCCGCGAAGACGTGCTGAAGCCCAACGTCGCCGAGCAGGAGGCTACCGCATTTGAGATGGAGCCGCGCAAGGACGTAAAGTACTCCTAGAGCTCTGCTGAAAGGCAGCTTGCACCGAAAAGTAGCCTGCACAGTCCCTGTGCAGATAGCACCCCGAAGCCCCAGCCATGGCCCTGAATCAGCCCACGCGCCGATTTCCACTCCGGGTATCTCTGACTGCCTTGAACTTGCCCACCGCAGAGGGACTGTGCGGGCTACCTTTGGCATCCACCCAAACGCAGCCTGCACAGCTTAAAAGTAGCCTGCACAGTCCCTGTGCAGATAGCGCCCCGAAGCCCCGGCCCGGCCCCAAATCAGCCCACGTGCCGATTACCACTCCGGGTATCTCAACTCGCCTCGACCTTGCCCACCGCACAGGGACTGTGCGGGCTACCTTAACCTCTGCACTGCCTCGACCTTGCTCACCGCACAAGGGACTGTGCGGGCTACCTGTTACCCTTGCCAACTACATTTGAAACACCAAACCCCGCGCACAGCATCCTGCACGCGGGGCGGGTGATTTTCGATCCTTCGCGGAGCACTCAGTTCGCCCGGCGCACCAGCATGGGGCTAGGCTGCAGGTCATCGGCGCTCGGTGGCACCGCACCGATGTTGGGACTCACCACGGGGGGCAGCTCATCTTCCATGTTCCAGGGGCCCAGCTTGGTGGCGGCAAAGGTGTTGAAGGGCGCATACAGCGTGATCACTTCGCCGGAGCGGCGGTTGCCCTGCTTCAGCGAAAAGCGAATCCGGGTCTGGGAAAACTCCGCGTTGGCTTCATCAATGGTGAGGTTGATCGGGGCCACGCTGTTGTTGATCGGAAAGGCAAACTGGGTCAGCACCACACCCCCATCGGGCGTCACCTCCATCGTGCGGTCCAGGCGGCGCTGCAGGACCTTCCAGCGGGCATTGCCCGTGGTGGCACCCATGCGCAGGATCTCCGCCACCGTGAAGGGCTCCAGCGTCAGTTCCGTATACGTCACCAGCGTCAGCCCGGAGGTGGTGCCACGGACGGCCACGCTCTCCGCCACGGAGAACAGGGGAGCGGATGGGATCGCGGTGGTGGGCTGGTTTTTAAAGGTCACGCTCAGCGGCAGCGGGCGGTTGGCCGTGAGGATGCGGGGGAAGAAATGAGCCGCACCCGTGCGCAGGGTGGTGTTCGCGGCCATCAGCTCCGTGGTGCCCGTTTTCACACTGCTCACATCCCACTGGGCCGTGTTGATGATCGTGAATCCGCGTGGCCGCTGGGCAAAGGCCACCACTGAAAAGCTGGGCTGCGTGCGGCTGTTAAAAAGGCTGCCATTCACCAGCGTTGTAGGCCCCGTGATGGCCGTCGAAGGAATGGTGAAGCGGATCAGCTTGGGCGATACATAGGTCACCGGTGCCGACACCCCCAAACCCTGGGACGTGCGGAATTGGATGTGCGACACCGTCCGCACCTCCCCGATCACCGCCCCGCCAAAGGTGGTGCTATCGGCTTCGAGGTTCGCCAGCACCGAGTGGCCCGCAGGAGCACCCGAAGGCACATAGGAGGTGATGACCGGGATGCCCTTGGGCGAGGCCCCACTTTGGGCAGACAGTTGGTTAGCCATGCCCAGAGACAGGGCCAGAAGAGTCCCGAGATGGAGGAGGAAGGAGCGTTT
The Prosthecobacter algae DNA segment above includes these coding regions:
- a CDS encoding Dabb family protein, coding for MIAYLSLYKLRPEVTEEKLEDMMSRARMALLRVPEVLTVKTGKRVNPNDPYPWFVYLEVESMDKLAICQDDPHYIKFREDVLKPNVAEQEATAFEMEPRKDVKYS